A single genomic interval of Zingiber officinale cultivar Zhangliang chromosome 4A, Zo_v1.1, whole genome shotgun sequence harbors:
- the LOC121973169 gene encoding (S)-beta-bisabolene synthase-like has translation MRVSIISVGFILFSCVLLSGMEEAMATKEAFEWFEGSPKIAEACGTIARITNDIASKEREQKRIHVASTVDCYMKEHGTSEDVACEKLLGFVEDAWKTMNEELLIATGLSREVTEVLLHFTRSTEVIYKHGDGFTEPDTSMKEIIFSLLVHPIPI, from the exons ATGCGTGTTTCAATCATAAGTGTTGGATTTATCTTGTTTTCCTGCGTACTTTTGAGTGGCATGGAGGAGGCAATGGCCACAAAGGAAGCATTTGAATGGTTCGAAGGCTCACCAAAGATCGCAGAAGCTTGTGGAACAATTGCCCGTATCACTAATGACATAGCTTCAAaggag CGAGAACAAAAGAGGATACATGTTGCCTCAACAGTAGATTGCTATATGAAGGAACATGGAACATCAGAAGATGTTGCATGTGAGAAGCTCCTAGGCTTTGTTGAAGATGCATGGAAGACTATGAATGAGGAGCTCCTTATTGCAACTGGATTGTCTAGAGAAGTAACTGAAGTATTACTCCACTTTACGCGAAGTACAGAAGTTATATACAAGCATGGCGATGGATTCACAGAACCTGACACTTCGATGAAGGAAATCATCTTTTCTCTACTTGTTCATCCTATTCCTATTTGA